In Humulus lupulus chromosome 6, drHumLupu1.1, whole genome shotgun sequence, a single genomic region encodes these proteins:
- the LOC133785873 gene encoding uncharacterized protein LOC133785873 has translation MSFPWPFAVWEIDLIESLPTGKCGVKYVVVIVDYFTKWTDVEPLATITTKKVLDFVVKIIIFKYGILRSIFLDNRTQFESVLFTQFCEKNGILKRISSVAHQLANGKVKAVNKTLKSSIKKKLEEANGRWPEELPQVLWANRTTTQTSTTHTPFSLAYDYEAMLPIEVKVPTIRLEAYNQDSNQSQLKEASDLIEEKREKPSLKMLHTSKWQQYTSIKGFEKDILDWEIWCLGEYFWPHQTPLQAGSGLIGRDLTKLNPSFDLR, from the coding sequence ATGAGTttcccgtggccattcgcggtatgggaaATCGACCTCATAGAATCCCTACCAACAGGAAAATGTGGAGTCAAATATGTTGTAGTTATTgtggattacttcaccaaatggaccgaCGTTGAACCTCTGGCCACGATCACCACAAAAAAAGTtctggattttgtggtaaagaTCATAATTTTCAAATATGGGATACTAAGGAGCATTTTCTTGGACAATCGAACCCAGTTTGAAAGTGTACTGTTCACCCAGTTctgcgagaaaaatgggatacTTAAAAGGATCTCCTCAGTAGCCCATCAATTAGCGAATGGTAAAGTCAAGgccgtaaacaagactctaaaaagCTCCATTAAGAAAAAGCTTGAGGAAGCTAATGGTaggtggcccgaagaattaccacaagtccttTGGGCTAATAGAACAACAActcaaacctcaactacacataCACCTTTCTCCCTAGCCTACGACTACGAAGCGATGTTGCCAATTGAGGTCAAAGTTCCTACTATTAGACTTGAAGCATATAACCAGGACTCAAATCAATCTCAACTCAAAGAAGCCTCAGATTTAATTGAAGAAAAGCGAGAGAAGCCCAGCTTAAAAATGTTGCATACTAGCAAATGGCAACAATAtacttcaataaaagggttcgagaaaGACATTTTGGATTGGGAAATTTGGTGCTTAGGCGAGTATTTTTGGCCACACCAGACCCCTCTACAGGCaggctcgggcctaattgggagggaccttaccaaattgaatccatcatTCGACCTGAGGTGA